GTTTTTAGAGATCAGCGGTTCAcagaataatatttaaaatctgaATTTAGCATCTAGAGTTTATAGAAAATTTGAACACCTTAGATGTATCATAGTGACTACTGAGTAGTGAATGTCAGGGTACATAGTCTATGTATCTTAAGCGTGTTTGCAAGTATATTTGGATCTTAAGAGTCTTTGCATGTAACTCCACGACCAATCATCACGACGATCTACCGTGCTCCTCCCCTTAATTACCTTTTAGGAGCTAACACTTTCAAGATAACTTGGAATCACAAAAGAACTAGGGTTACTTGTCGACAGGAAATCAAATTTTTCTCCACAAACGGAAAGAAACCCTTTATATAGTTTATCGATACATTCTTGTAACTCAAGTTACTTATCTAATTTATCCATACACCCACCACTAATCCATGATGAACCACTTCTATGTATTTATCCTCTCCAACTATGTGTATGATGTAGCTTAAATATAAGAAGCAGTCTACTGATGATACCATCGCAGGCCCACAAGCTAAAAGTTTCAGCTGAATCCAAGGAGAataagagcaccattaaccccACCTCTTAAGTGGGTTCTTTGGAGGTGGGTCCCacaactttattaaaaactacctcttccttctcttctgcAAGAGGCAAGTTTGGTGGGTTCTTATGGTATTTGCGGGCTCTACTGACACATGGTGGCCCGTGAttggttattaaaaaaaaaaaaaagttaagaaccccAAATGTGGGTTTtagggttaatggtgctctaagcCCACAATAGAAGCATTTAAATGGGCGAGTTTCATACAGACAACACTAGGGTTTCCATACACACACAGCACTAGGTTACAAGGGTTTGAAAGTTCTGCATCACACCAAATTTGAAAGTTCTTATACAAAACCAAATTTGAAAGTTCTGCATCACGCCTTTGATCTCCAAGTTATCTGAAAACTCTCTGGTTAAAGATGCTGAAGAGGAGACTCTTGTtaaagatgatgaagaggaggaagatcTTTGACGACAGAGAaagtgaagaagagaagaaacacAGTGTATCTTCCCGAGTATTTGCTTGTGGAGATACTCTCTAAGGTTCCAGAGACTTCACTGGCACGGTTCCAATCTACCTCAAAAGGGTGGAATGCTCTTATAAAAAGAGATGGGAGACTTGTTAATAACTCTCTTTTTGTCATGGTAATTTATAGTAAGGTCTATTTAGTTAGGTTTAATCTCCACGGCATTCACGACAAGAACAACGTTGGAAAGGTAATAAGTCAGTTCAGCCTCAATGACCCTCTTTCAAGTTCTTCTTTGAAAGAAGTCGGTATACGCCACGTTTTTCACTGCGATGGTTTATTGCTATGCACCACCATTGACGAAAGATTAGTTGTCTGAAATCCATGTTCAGGGGAAACAAGTAGGATTATCAGACCGTTAAATTCCAACTATAAGTTCGATACCTAAGCTCTCGGTAAATCCTCAAGTAACAACAAGTACAAAATCTTGAGGGTTAAACATCATGAACCATGCCTTGTTGAGTACGAAACCTATGACTTCACATCTAACTCGTGGAGTGTTGTTGGTGAGACTAGAGACTGGTTCATTCCAGGGGACTGGCGAGATGGCACGTCTATGGATGGAAATACTTACTGGCTTACTAATAAGTATTCTCCAACGGGGACGAGGAATGCTGCCTTACaatgttttgattttacaaaAGAGAGGTTTGGACTTGTGTCTCTTCCGGGTGATACTCTTTCTTATACTGTTTTTGCTTTATCAGTGAGAAGAGCAAAATCATCGTTTGTTAGCTTCTTCACATGGACAAGTAACAACAATACCACTGTACAAACTTGGACACTTTAGCTTTTGTTTCACATTGAGCTTAGTATCGTTTTCTTATGGTTAGAGTTGTGTTGCATTGTAAATTAGGCACGGATACTTTACCGTGTCTTGTCCCATGTGATCACATCCAAATCCACAGAAGAATATTTACAATGATTCAACATTCGTCTTTAGTAATAATTAATCATTATAAAGAGATATTTCTCAATACGagggagagaaaaaaaatttcttcatTGCTCTTTAACagagatgaaagaaaaaaattagaagttAACAAGGCCAACAACATCATCTCCTAAGAAGCGCTATTGTCTTGTAACAAACCCATGTTCTCTATACCTTAATTGTCTTTAGAGCATTTCCAatgtaaaacttctttttttttctttcaatatagagtaaaagtgaaaattgaGTAAAATTGCTCTAACTCTACTCCATTTTCCACTCTATAATGGAATGATGAACAAACAAGaaatagattactccatttatttTACTCCATTTATtgagtaaatttcattatagaGTGAGATATGAAGTTGTGTTAGAGCATTCCTTACTCCATATTtatttcctctattttagaggaaaacaTGAAGTAGGGATGAAGATGCCCTTAGTATCTCCATGACCAAATCCTCAAGAACCGTGCTCTTTTCCCCATCATAATTGTAACAACCCGTCCTGGAAACTATCTGCCCCGTGGGTCTTAGGCTGTTTCTGCATAACATCGACTCCAACCTCTCATTTATGAGCTCTCCCTGACTCTATAATTAGGTTGGTAGTGCGTTTGGTGTACCTCAAACTCAAGACCTTACCTTTTAACAACCTTTCCCCATAGGACAAGTTGTCACTAATTTTATTGTAACAACCCGTCCCGCGGACTCAGGCTAACTCTGCAGAACACCAACCCTGATCTTTCTCCTGTGAATGAGATAGGTTATTGGTACGCTTGGCGATCCTCAAATCCAAGATCTCTCACCATTTAACAACCCTCTCGCTGGACAAATTGTTATCAATTGAGTCAGTAAAATCTCATAAGTGAAAGCCCGAGGTCCACGGAACAGGTTGTCGCACTAACATTTCGAAGATAACTTGGAATCTCAAGAAAGTAGAGTTACTTGCGCGACAAGAGACCTAATTCTGCACCAGTCATGTCGTAAGGGTGGACTAAAAGAAACCCTTTGTATAGTAAATACACACACACTCTTGAAACTCAAATTAGTTGGTAAATAACTCATCCATACACCATATGATGAATCCGACTACTATGCTCTCTGTTAATCGGATCTTCCTGAACAAAGTATAAAATCGTGACTTGGCGCCACAACAAGCAACTGCATTCCATAACGTAGCAGTCGTTGCAAATCCACGaatggaaatacatattattaaaCTCAGGATTCACCCTGTTATTTCAAGATTGTCGTGTTTTAACCCCATTTAGTAACTCCGTCAAAGGAGGGCCAAATACATAGAGCAAACTACAAAACTTTAGCTAAAAAGTCAAAAAGAGTAACCAAACAACACTCTAAAGACCCCGTCTTCTAGAGAAAAAGACGTTTTGTCATTTCTGCAAATTCAAGGATCTTTGGTCATTTCTGGAAATAGTTTAGCTTCACTTTCTCTATCACCTTCCATAGTGCAGCTTTAGCTTCTTCTAGCGTTTCAACACCATGACCTTCCTCAAAGGGCAGCCTTTGTATGTTGAACTGCAATTAaccaaaacagagaagagaaaGCTGATAAGGACTGTGCATGATCCATGAATCATTTGGGattaaattgttatatatatatacaatgttACATTACCTGAGCACCCTGACGAACCCTTACATCTATCCCTTTGCTATCTATAGAGATGAGAGCAGCGTCGTCTACCTCTGTTTCAGAAGACAGTAGCTCTCTAAGCGGCTTTGAGAAGATGGCATTTAGTTCCtaccacaattttttttacaaaaaggGGAAAAGTAAGAGCCTACTTCAATTTACCAAAGGACAAGAATCTGAAAATTAGCACACCTTGAGGTTGTGCTCTCCACCATCGACGGCGATCTTATCAGGCTGTAAAGCCTCATACTCTTTGACATCAACCCATGCGACGGTGCCAAACCCTCCAATGAAATATATATCACTGCCAATATTCACATTTGAGTATGGAGGCGGATAAGTAGATTAGGAGGCATGAGTTAAGAAACAAAACCTTATGTTCTGCATTCTAAAATAGTGAAAGTTTCCCCATTGCTCTGAAAGCCCGTGCGGGTGCTTTGCAATGTATTGCTTATGTGCCCACTCCTACCAACAAGCCACAACCAGAGATGATGTTTTAGCAAGTGAAGATTCATGTATACTCAaaattgaaaagaaacaaagattAACAATTAAATTAGATGCTGACCTGCTCATCTTCTGATAATGGGTACACATCACCGAATAATGTTACTCTTGCATTCGATAGGCCACTCCATCCAGGTATCTGCTAGCCAAATCACCATATTACAGAacgaaagagaaaataaaaccGTTTTGCTTTTCTAGTTTGAATACAGTTAGCCAATATTACCTGAACAACGAGACTGCATCTAGGTTCAGCCAAGAGATTTCTTGTGTGGATGGCCAACggtgaaaataaaaagattggATCTGCAACCAAAAAGTATTAGCCATTAAGGAAAATGTGCATCTATTATCTCAGCCACCAAACACAAGACATCTAATGTACTAAGCATTGCCTTCAACACTATCCAGACCCCAAAGAAAATACTATACTTACATCTATAATGagatttgaagaaaataaagacagaaaaaaaatccataaaTTGATTTTAACTTCCCTCCTATCCATTCCCACAAGACCCAAATCAAAATACACTTTTTTTGTAGAGTGGGAGGACGTTTAATACTCATGAATCAATTGTCCACTAGTAAGTCACTAAATCCATATCCTAAAGAACATTTCAACAtacaaagaaagagagagagagagatatagtGTGACTTACGCCCCATACGATCAGGTGCAAAATCCACCAAAGAGCCAAATGGGTAACCTTCCCTACGGTGGTGCATTTTAGACATCACCGTGCAGAGATGGGCAAACCTAGCCTTGAATCattcaagaaagaaaagaataacCAAACAGATAAAAGAGCTTATCATCTTTCTCatcaaagcaaaaacaaaaggaACTCTAAAACAATCTGAAAGGACGGATCTTTTTACCTGCTCCAGCAAGTTCCTTACAGCTAAAGCAGGCCTAGGTAAAGCATGAGCTGATGTCGCATTCTGAACTCCACCAGATATGGGAGTTCTAAATAGCCCACCTCGATTTCCCCCACTGTTCCCAGCACCCTGAGGAAGTGCAAGAGATGACTCCACATCTATTACACTATGAGATGTCTCACTCTCAAGCTTTTCCTTCAcacaacattaaaaaaaaaaactattagctTATATGCCAAAGCTACCATCTTTACACCAATACAAGCTCTGCATCATATCCAGAACTAGCTGAAGCTTACCCAATACAAAGAAAACTATACCCATGACAAGAACGGTAATAAAgtattgaactttttttttggtaatcaaaaAGTATTGAACTTTACATGATAATACACCTAATAATCACAAGACAAGAGACAAGGAGTATCCAATACAAAGAATCCCTCATAACCACGAAAAGAATTGTAATAAAGTATTCAACTTTTTAAGAAACCACAAGAAAAAGAGAACCTGTGATAAAGAGAAGATGTCCCCAGGAAAGAAGCCAAACCCATTGCTTTCGCCGAGATTGTCTTCACCTTCACCATCGTTGTGTAAGAGAGCGTGTATACGAAGGCCGTGACTTGATCCGTCTCTGATTCTCAACTTGGGGATTCGTTTGGGTGGCGAATTACAGAGCCAACAGGAAGACTGGGATGAAGCTACGAGTGGCAGGAGGGAAGGTTTGAAGAGATGCTTTGTTTTCGGGAGAGGATTAGAGATGTATGATGACGAAGTAGAGAGCGCTTCCATGATTGTTAGGTGAAGATTTACTTTTTGCGATCTTTCAGTGTGGCAGTAGGTAGAGATTCGTCAGGCGCCTTTATTGAGAGTAAGTAAAGCTTAGAGGAACTAGGACTTTTCCAGAGTAGGGTTtgattatatacaaataaataaagttttttttttaatctttttgttgttgtaaaaGATTGGGATTGAAGGAAATTTATTTGATAAccttaaacaaacaaacaaaaattattatttcaggTTGTTAAAATTATGGATACAGGGGATGGTAgactctctcccttctctcttaaGTTTCttgtgagagaaagagaaagtcgTGGTGGTCCCTTaactcttcttccttcttgGCTTGAGACATCGACTCTGGTACACGGTGGTCTCCACGACGTGGTGTAGCTAGCTTTGACCCTGGTGGTTTGCAATCTTCTTGACGGAATCATCCAGCTTTGGTGTATGTTTGGCAGTTTACTCTGCTGGTTGGCGCTTTCTCTACCCCTTTCATCGATTGATCTCCTCTCCAGACAAACAGTCGGTTTCGTTTTTGAGGATTGATCTTGATTGAAGGGTTTGGTTTTGAAACAAAGTTTATGGGTTTGGTGGGATCTCGATTCTAATCGATTGATTCTTTCCAAAGCTCATGGTATGGGTTGTAGATGATGAAGCCTATAACTTTCAATATAGTTGTTGGAAGTGGCTTTTCGTTGGTTGTAGTTGAGTTCCGGTGGATTCCGGTCGTTAATTGCTCGGTCGGTGGTGAAGTTTGAAGTCGATAAAGACTGTGGAGGCTCGTGTTTTCCGAGTTGACTCCGGTGGATTTGGTGTTTTCGGTGAGACGTCGGTTGTTGACCGGCGTGTGTTTCGGTGTCCCGGTGATGCGCCGTTCGGCGGTCTCCGGTGGTGACTCTTAGCGGTGAAGACGCGGTGGCTGCGCGACGCGTGTAACTCGCTTGGTGAGGTTTCAACACGTGTTCTGTACTCACTTCAGAATCGACGCGTGTTCATCACGTGTTTTTGTGCTGCGTTTTTATCCGGAAGGGTTTTGTACTGGGCCAGTCTGGGTCTTCTTGTATTTTGGGCCAATGTTGGGCCTTTAAGGTTTAGTCTATGGTTGGATGTATGTTTTTGTATCCCATGTTTGGGCTTTATGTCTTCTGTATTTTGGGCTTTAGTCCCTTTAATAATATCActagatggcaaaaaaaaaaaaaaaaaaaaaaaaaagaaaggttgttaaaattatttattttcaggtTAACATGAAATTCCCCCCTATTTCTTTTCAAATCGattattagtttttcttttgttaggaTAAATACCAAAGATGATCTAACTTTAACGCATATCTCGTTTCACACAAAAGTGACTACATAAAATCAGTAgtataaaatttactattaTTGATAACAACAACAGTTATTGgaaatagatttttaatttcTCTCGATAGGAAACTGTAATAAATGAATTTGGAATTTCTTTATGTAAATCATGATTTAGTTTACTTTTTGTATCATCTGCAACTCACGTGGAAATTATTTCACTACCTCAGACAAGAGATATGAGTTACACGCATGCTAGCTAGCTAATTaagtagtcttttttttttgcatcacTAATTAAGTTGTATTTTTGTTGCATCACTAATTAAGttgtccattttttttttgcatcacTAATTACGTTGTCTCTGCCTCACAATTTATTAGTTTTGAAAACCGGTTTAACTCATGAATACATACGTCAGCTTCAAATTCAGGTTAAGACTCGACAGCAtcaccaatatatatatactagtattACCTCTACTAAACTAGACAATATATCTGATAAGCTGATATGTCggtgtttttattaatttttaaccaatgttttaagtattttatcgagtcaaagtGTATATTTTGGTGTCTTTTAGTGTTATTGTGATGTTTTCAAAGGTTTAAGTCTAGTTGAAACAAAATAGATCGCATTGaatacagaaaaataaaaattaaagatgATAAATTATGCAGATGCATCAGAAGTTTATCAACAGATGAAAAACTTTTCACGATCCGATTGAGCTAAAATTTTACCACAAGATAAAATAttgattagcttctcaatttcCGCAAGTTCGAAGTAGACCCATAAATTAAGTCAAAAGTTAATGTAATCTTTATAACGACGCTTCAATAcgagtaaaagaaaaaaaatcagttttctttaatttttgtttggCTTTACATAAAAATCAGTAGCGGAGCCAGCATGTTGGCAAAGAGGTCAATTGGTCCTGGTGGACTtctgattttaaaaaattaacatgtatatatttctttaaaaacttaatattgCAAAATGTTGCTAATTGAcccacataatatatatatatatatatatattattaattgatcctccaaaaaaaaatttctgctTCTACCACTGGTTATATCTCTTTAATCTAATTATGCagattttatcattaattttgtattttttggtTATGTTTGAGTAGATTGATAGTTAGGTTTTACGGTTTCAAAAGATTAAAAAGAATGAATGATAAGGATTGTTTGATTTAGAGAACTTTCATTAGAGACTTTGAGGGTTCTTAGTGCTTAGAATtgattgatcacttagttcataaTCTTAGGTTAATTGATTAGTTGATTTGATTGCTTGAATATAATCCATGTGAGCATGGTATTTTTAGCCATTGAGAGCTGAATGTTATTATGTTTTGAAACTCAAACTTAAAACATGTCTAATCTCTTAGATctgtggaagcaccgtagcaTATTGGTTAAAGTTTAAAGGTTTTTACACCCATGTCTAGGGTTCAAAttccagactatgcaatttattaCAGATTACAgaaaatccaggtttcaagtcccggaaagagcggtttattaaacaattatgcagactacagaAGAAAGGCTTGAAATGGATCTTCAACACAGTGCAAGTAAATCTACACAGTGCAAGTAAATCTACAcagtgcaagtaaatctggccAGACGTGGATCTTTATAGGACGGCTCaagtgatgcagttaggcgtaggtaTTCATAaagcaggtagtattgtcggttgtcgaatcgtctatgtaatattttctacatcataattgtaagatcataataaatcagcgttaaaaaaaagaaaaaaatctcttAGATTTAACAGGAGTTAATTTTCAAGGTTGCTGACTTGCTGGATATATTGATTAGAGACACATGGGTTGAACTATTATACATTCGTGTTTTGAATTTTAGAATGATGTTTAATTGATTctcttataaattgtttatatttataatgattttatgTGATTTCTTTGATGCCTagcatttttttatttcattattatatcTGCATATTTACTTTTCTACTTAGCTTTAGAGAAACAAtctattatcttcttcttttttgttatttgtagTATAATCTTGATATTTGTGGATTCAATCTTTATATACTATTGTGATTTAGTATGCATTTGCAGTgtgattaaaagttaaaattttgtgTTATCAAAAACTAAAGAGTTTAAGCTTAAACCATGCTTAGTCGTAGagttcttataaatatttacattttacaggtatatatatttagtttttagaATATCTTAATTTAGATTAGGTTACATAACACCAATATATCCTTTTCTTCAACTCGTTTGAATATTGGACTTAATCATTACAGCAACTGAACTTGAAGACCAATTTGGAATTTCAATCTCCAGATTCTCGACACTACTATAAAGAATTTTCTACCATCTCACGAGGCTCCAGAACCATTTTAAACGTTTGGAAAGAAAAATCAACACGTCGATTATACATATAACTTGTATCACTAAAAAGGCCTAGGTGCAATAGGGGACCCACGTCACATAACATTCTCGTTTTCACCCCATCCTTCCTCCGAGTCCACGCGCCACCGTTTAAGCTGCAACGTCACTGCACGCGCCAGCTTGCTTTCGACGGCTCGAATCATTCCAGCCGCAACCCCGCTCACATCAGCCACCTTCTTTAGAGTCGGCCGCATCACCTTCTTCGGCGAGTTCCTAACGCCGAACCAAAACGCCGCCGCTAAAATCACCTTCGTCGGCTTCTCCACGGCCAAAGCGAGAGACGCCAACGAAACGACGGCGTTTATCGAATCCCCGTCTAGTCCTAACTCATCGCACCATTTTACCAAAACACCCTTTTCCCTCCCTCGCGCTTTGTTCACGACGGCACGCGACGTCTTCGTCTTCTCCCTCGTCGTTGACGATAGCTCGGAGCTGGAGACACGATCCAGCGACGAGCAGCAAGAAGACTCCGAAGACGATCCAGAGCAGCA
The Brassica napus cultivar Da-Ae unplaced genomic scaffold, Da-Ae ScsIHWf_3088;HRSCAF=3902, whole genome shotgun sequence DNA segment above includes these coding regions:
- the LOC106421957 gene encoding B-box zinc finger protein 32-like; this encodes MVKSCELCGAEADLHCAADSAFLCRSCDANFHASNILFSRHVRRIICPGCKSLTGDSFSGPLSPSPRTTACCSGSSSESSCCSSLDRVSSSELSSTTREKTKTSRAVVNKARGREKGVLVKWCDELGLDGDSINAVVSLASLALAVEKPTKVILAAAFWFGVRNSPKKVMRPTLKKVADVSGVAAGMIRAVESKLARAVTLQLKRWRVDSEEGWGENENVM
- the LOC125603091 gene encoding uncharacterized protein LOC125603091 isoform X1, which produces MEALSTSSSYISNPLPKTKHLFKPSLLPLVASSQSSCWLCNSPPKRIPKLRIRDGSSHGLRIHALLHNDGEGEDNLGESNGFGFFPGDIFSLSQEKLESETSHSVIDVESSLALPQGAGNSGGNRGGLFRTPISGGVQNATSAHALPRPALAVRNLLEQARFAHLCTVMSKMHHRREGYPFGSLVDFAPDRMGHPIFLFSPLAIHTRNLLAEPRCSLVVQIPGWSGLSNARVTLFGDVYPLSEDEQEWAHKQYIAKHPHGLSEQWGNFHYFRMQNISDIYFIGGFGTVAWVDVKEYEALQPDKIAVDGGEHNLKELNAIFSKPLRELLSSETEVDDAALISIDSKGIDVRVRQGAQFNIQRLPFEEGHGVETLEEAKAALWKVIEKVKLNYFQK
- the LOC125603091 gene encoding uncharacterized protein LOC125603091 isoform X2; this encodes MEALSTSSSYISNPLPKTKHLFKPSLLPLVASSQSSCWLCNSPPKRIPKLRIRDGSSHGLRIHALLHNDGEGEDNLGESNGFGFFPGDIFSLSQLESETSHSVIDVESSLALPQGAGNSGGNRGGLFRTPISGGVQNATSAHALPRPALAVRNLLEQARFAHLCTVMSKMHHRREGYPFGSLVDFAPDRMGHPIFLFSPLAIHTRNLLAEPRCSLVVQIPGWSGLSNARVTLFGDVYPLSEDEQEWAHKQYIAKHPHGLSEQWGNFHYFRMQNISDIYFIGGFGTVAWVDVKEYEALQPDKIAVDGGEHNLKELNAIFSKPLRELLSSETEVDDAALISIDSKGIDVRVRQGAQFNIQRLPFEEGHGVETLEEAKAALWKVIEKVKLNYFQK